One Burkholderia vietnamiensis LMG 10929 genomic window carries:
- a CDS encoding DUF1656 domain-containing protein — translation MIEEIHIFGIYMPSALAWAVVALGVTFMLRGMLVRLRLHLLLWQPALLELAAFFALWWGIARIADACLPHRLLS, via the coding sequence ATGATCGAAGAGATCCACATTTTCGGCATCTACATGCCATCCGCGCTCGCCTGGGCCGTCGTCGCGCTCGGCGTCACGTTCATGCTGCGCGGGATGCTGGTGCGGCTGCGCCTGCACCTGCTGCTGTGGCAGCCCGCACTGCTCGAACTGGCCGCCTTCTTCGCGCTGTGGTGGGGTATCGCCCGCATTGCCGACGCCTGTCTCCCGCATCGACTCCTCTCCTGA
- a CDS encoding DUF4148 domain-containing protein, with translation MKSIIVTFATLCAAATVLLAAPRASYAQSPLTRAQVRQELLDLESVGYDPSAGDADNYPEGIVAAQVRLEEKRAAERRSGEAAYGSGGAPRTSSGAAAVAAANR, from the coding sequence ATGAAATCCATCATCGTCACCTTCGCGACGCTCTGCGCGGCCGCGACCGTCCTGCTCGCCGCACCGCGCGCATCGTATGCGCAGTCGCCGCTCACCCGTGCACAGGTTCGCCAGGAATTGCTCGACCTCGAATCGGTCGGCTACGATCCATCCGCCGGCGACGCCGACAACTACCCGGAAGGCATCGTCGCCGCGCAGGTGCGCCTCGAGGAGAAGCGCGCCGCCGAACGCCGCAGCGGCGAAGCGGCCTACGGCTCGGGCGGCGCACCGCGCACGTCGTCGGGCGCAGCGGCCGTCGCGGCAGCGAACCGATGA
- a CDS encoding efflux RND transporter periplasmic adaptor subunit, with product MKRIIPLLRTVLTAAILAGIVAAIYGLWVRYQIEPLTRDGKVRADVVPIAPDVSGLVTDVRVHDNQKVTKGQVLLVIDPSRYRIALEQADANLASEQAELDEAIREDRRNRAMPDVVAEESAQQGATRVEKLRAALAQAHSARDLAALNLERTLVRAPVDGTVTNVGLLPGVYLSAGKGAMALVNDTSLRVEGYFEETKLPAIHVGDPASIYLMGVASEIRGHVQSVAGGVEDRERAGGDAQLANVNPAFTWVRLAQRIPVRIAIDSVPPGVRLVPGQTASVEIHARAGDVTVRRSLPW from the coding sequence ATGAAGCGAATCATTCCGCTGCTGCGTACCGTGCTGACGGCCGCCATCCTCGCCGGCATCGTCGCCGCGATCTACGGACTATGGGTGCGTTACCAGATCGAGCCGCTCACGCGCGACGGCAAGGTGCGCGCCGACGTGGTGCCGATCGCGCCCGACGTGAGCGGCCTCGTCACCGACGTGCGCGTGCACGACAACCAGAAAGTGACGAAGGGCCAGGTGCTGCTGGTGATCGATCCGTCCCGCTACCGGATCGCGCTCGAACAGGCCGATGCGAACCTCGCGAGCGAGCAGGCCGAACTCGACGAGGCGATCCGCGAAGACCGCCGCAATCGCGCGATGCCCGACGTGGTGGCCGAGGAGTCGGCGCAACAGGGCGCGACGCGCGTCGAGAAGCTGCGCGCGGCGCTCGCGCAGGCGCATTCCGCGCGCGACCTCGCGGCGCTGAACCTCGAACGGACGCTCGTGCGCGCACCGGTCGACGGCACCGTGACCAACGTCGGGCTGCTGCCCGGCGTGTACCTGAGCGCCGGCAAGGGCGCGATGGCGTTGGTCAACGACACGTCGCTGCGCGTGGAAGGCTACTTCGAGGAAACCAAGCTGCCCGCGATTCACGTCGGCGATCCGGCCAGCATCTATCTGATGGGCGTCGCGAGCGAGATTCGCGGCCACGTGCAGAGCGTCGCGGGCGGCGTCGAGGACCGCGAGCGCGCGGGAGGCGACGCGCAGCTCGCGAACGTGAACCCGGCGTTCACGTGGGTGCGGCTCGCGCAGCGCATCCCGGTGCGCATCGCGATCGATTCGGTGCCGCCCGGCGTGCGGCTCGTGCCGGGGCAGACCGCGTCGGTCGAGATTCACGCACGCGCCGGCGACGTCACGGTGCGCCGGAGCCTGCCATGGTGA
- a CDS encoding efflux transporter outer membrane subunit, with protein sequence MVSVRKAWIAALGLALAACAEVGPDYRVPPAALANAPAASGAFVAGATAASNAPLPARWWRLYDDPALDALIERALASNVDLRAAQANLERSSALLAAARTAREPSAGFDASTNYTQQSAAAVLSHVEPPRHEIYNIGFTMSYDLDLFGGIRRGIEAASADHEAVATARDLVRVNVAAEVARAYSDLCNAGNRIDVLQRAIALQQQRLALTRQLIANGRAPSFEAQRDSGAIDDSRAALAPLQARRLNAAFRLATLMGEPPENYDRALLSCRKPLELAAPIPSGDGRALLARRPDVRAAERRLAASTARIGVETAALYPDIKLGASIGSTGGAAAFLTPLTNRFAVGPMVTWDLHRSAIRDRIDAARADSRASLAHFDATVLTALRETETSLNTYAAALERLQRLQAARDAARDVMERTDELRHGGRVGGLVALDARRTWLAAETAVAAARQQVNDDQIATFLALGGGWQ encoded by the coding sequence ATGGTGAGCGTGCGCAAAGCGTGGATCGCCGCGCTCGGCCTCGCGCTCGCCGCCTGCGCGGAGGTCGGCCCGGACTATCGCGTGCCGCCTGCCGCGCTCGCGAACGCGCCGGCCGCCAGCGGCGCGTTCGTTGCGGGTGCAACGGCCGCGTCGAATGCGCCGTTGCCCGCTCGCTGGTGGCGGCTGTACGACGATCCGGCGCTCGACGCGCTGATCGAGCGGGCGCTCGCGAGCAACGTCGATCTGCGCGCCGCGCAGGCGAACCTCGAGCGCAGCAGCGCGCTGCTCGCGGCGGCGCGCACGGCGCGCGAGCCGAGCGCGGGCTTCGACGCGTCGACGAACTACACGCAGCAATCCGCCGCAGCGGTGCTGTCGCACGTTGAGCCGCCGCGGCACGAGATCTACAACATCGGCTTCACGATGAGCTACGACCTCGATCTGTTCGGCGGCATCCGGCGCGGAATCGAGGCGGCGTCCGCCGACCACGAGGCCGTCGCCACCGCGCGCGATCTGGTGCGCGTGAACGTCGCCGCCGAAGTCGCGCGCGCGTATTCGGACCTGTGCAATGCCGGAAACCGGATCGACGTGCTGCAGCGGGCGATCGCGCTGCAGCAGCAGCGCCTCGCGTTGACGCGCCAGTTGATCGCTAACGGCCGCGCGCCGAGCTTCGAAGCGCAGCGCGACAGCGGTGCGATCGACGACAGCCGCGCGGCGCTCGCGCCGCTGCAGGCGCGCCGGCTGAATGCGGCGTTCCGGCTCGCGACGCTGATGGGCGAGCCGCCGGAGAACTACGATCGCGCGCTGCTGTCGTGCCGCAAGCCGCTCGAACTGGCCGCGCCGATTCCGTCCGGCGACGGCCGCGCGCTGCTCGCGCGCCGTCCGGACGTGCGCGCGGCCGAGCGCCGGCTTGCCGCGTCGACCGCACGCATCGGCGTCGAAACCGCGGCGCTGTATCCGGACATCAAGCTCGGCGCGAGCATCGGCTCGACCGGCGGCGCGGCCGCGTTCCTCACGCCGTTGACGAACCGCTTCGCGGTCGGGCCGATGGTGACCTGGGATCTGCATCGCAGCGCGATCCGCGACCGCATCGACGCGGCCCGCGCCGACAGCCGCGCGAGCCTCGCGCATTTCGATGCGACGGTGCTCACGGCGTTGCGCGAAACGGAGACGTCGCTGAACACGTACGCTGCCGCGCTCGAACGCCTGCAACGTCTGCAAGCGGCGCGCGACGCCGCGCGCGACGTGATGGAGCGTACCGACGAACTGCGCCATGGCGGCCGGGTCGGCGGCCTCGTCGCGCTCGATGCGCGGCGCACGTGGCTCGCGGCCGAAACGGCCGTCGCCGCGGCACGGCAGCAGGTGAACGACGACCAGATCGCGACCTTCCTCGCGCTCGGAGGCGGCTGGCAATGA
- a CDS encoding LysR family transcriptional regulator, translating into MNHLFSAMRVFLKVADTHHFSHAAHQLNLSPSLVTRYVGDLESHLGVKLLQRSTRKTVLTEVGVRYAQGCRSLLADLSEIESRATQESSRIGGDLNVVVLHSLMSPELAALFAEYQSRHPEVSLHITLTESEVDLLGGGFDCGIVADTMISSLSVVSRALAHAPLVAVASPGYLLAMTAPQQPADLAAHRIVGVATGAKTCRWVAPDGTVDALHVEPRVTVNSALMQRQLALAGGGIALLPEFAVASDLRSGALKRVLADYRLVSDGVAVSLVYPGREFLPGKVRAFVDLAAERFRLPSVSMLRAVAARPDMTVATAAAA; encoded by the coding sequence GTGAATCATCTGTTCAGTGCGATGCGGGTCTTTCTCAAGGTTGCCGACACGCATCACTTCTCCCATGCCGCTCACCAGTTGAACCTGTCGCCGTCGCTCGTGACGCGCTACGTCGGCGATCTCGAATCGCACCTCGGCGTGAAGCTGTTGCAACGCTCGACGCGCAAGACGGTGCTCACCGAAGTCGGCGTCCGCTATGCGCAAGGCTGCCGCTCGCTGCTCGCCGACCTGTCCGAGATCGAGTCGCGCGCGACGCAGGAATCGAGCCGGATCGGCGGCGATCTGAACGTCGTCGTGCTGCACAGCTTGATGTCGCCGGAGCTGGCCGCGCTGTTTGCCGAGTACCAGTCGCGCCATCCCGAGGTGTCGCTGCACATCACGCTGACCGAGTCGGAAGTCGATCTGCTCGGCGGTGGCTTCGACTGCGGGATCGTCGCCGATACGATGATCTCGTCGCTCTCGGTCGTGTCGCGCGCGCTGGCCCATGCGCCGCTCGTCGCGGTCGCATCGCCCGGCTACCTGCTCGCCATGACCGCGCCGCAGCAGCCCGCCGACCTCGCCGCGCACCGGATCGTCGGCGTCGCGACAGGCGCGAAGACGTGCCGGTGGGTTGCCCCGGACGGCACCGTGGACGCGCTCCACGTCGAGCCGCGCGTCACAGTGAACAGCGCGCTGATGCAGCGTCAGCTCGCGCTTGCGGGCGGCGGTATCGCGCTGCTGCCCGAATTCGCGGTGGCGAGCGATCTGCGCAGCGGCGCGCTGAAACGCGTGCTCGCCGATTACCGGCTCGTCAGCGACGGCGTCGCCGTGTCGCTCGTGTATCCCGGCCGCGAGTTCCTGCCGGGCAAGGTGCGCGCGTTCGTCGATCTCGCCGCCGAGCGCTTCAGGCTGCCGTCGGTCAGCATGCTGCGCGCGGTGGCGGCGCGACCGGACATGACCGTGGCGACGGCCGCCGCCGCGTGA
- the cynR gene encoding transcriptional regulator CynR, translated as MSTVDDPMLARPAHNGGMPAPRDSRINPRKMKFTQRSPLLRNISYLLAIDEHRNFTRAAEALSVSQSALSQKVRQLEDELGAQLFDRSGRVVQLTDFGSVYLEYVRRAHNDLVTAQRALHDVHDLSRGQLRIGFTPTFTEYLVAPVIEQFHERYPGIVIEITEMSLDAVETALGDDQVDLAFGFVDVRSDEIEAEALFPEQLMLVVGRTHALTAQREPVTPTQLADTPLALLTTSFVSRFYVDSYFQSYDMQPDVALQANSISAVLKIVSRGKIATILPGTIEFEHRDLQYVPLDPPFPVRTVALLRRKGAYRTVASTAFAELVREMLDHGSLSSLRTLTAREQG; from the coding sequence ATGAGCACCGTCGACGATCCGATGCTCGCGCGGCCGGCGCATAATGGCGGGATGCCCGCCCCACGCGACTCGCGAATCAATCCGCGCAAGATGAAGTTCACACAACGCAGCCCGCTGCTTCGCAACATCAGTTATTTGCTGGCGATCGACGAGCATCGCAATTTCACGCGCGCCGCCGAAGCGCTGAGCGTGTCGCAGTCGGCGCTGTCGCAGAAGGTGCGCCAGCTCGAGGACGAGCTCGGCGCGCAACTGTTCGATCGCAGCGGCCGCGTGGTACAGCTCACCGACTTCGGCAGCGTGTACCTCGAATACGTGCGCCGCGCGCACAACGATCTGGTCACCGCGCAACGCGCGCTGCACGACGTGCACGACCTGTCGCGCGGGCAACTACGGATCGGCTTCACGCCGACCTTCACCGAATACCTCGTCGCGCCGGTGATCGAGCAGTTCCACGAACGCTATCCGGGCATCGTGATCGAGATCACCGAGATGTCGCTCGATGCGGTCGAGACCGCCCTCGGCGACGACCAGGTCGATCTCGCGTTCGGCTTCGTCGATGTGCGCTCCGACGAAATCGAGGCCGAAGCGCTGTTTCCCGAACAGCTGATGCTGGTGGTCGGCCGCACGCATGCGCTGACCGCGCAACGCGAGCCCGTCACGCCGACGCAGCTCGCCGATACGCCGCTCGCACTGCTGACGACGAGCTTCGTGTCGCGCTTCTACGTCGACAGCTATTTCCAGTCGTACGACATGCAGCCCGACGTCGCATTGCAGGCCAATTCGATCAGCGCCGTGCTGAAGATCGTGAGCCGCGGCAAGATCGCGACGATCCTGCCCGGCACGATCGAGTTCGAGCATCGCGATCTGCAATACGTGCCGCTCGACCCGCCGTTCCCGGTGCGCACCGTCGCACTGCTGCGCCGCAAGGGCGCGTATCGCACGGTCGCGTCGACGGCATTCGCGGAGCTGGTGCGCGAGATGCTCGACCATGGCAGCCTGTCGTCGCTGCGTACGCTGACGGCGCGCGAGCAGGGCTGA